A single genomic interval of Pyrus communis chromosome 5, drPyrComm1.1, whole genome shotgun sequence harbors:
- the LOC137733452 gene encoding ABC transporter D family member 1-like isoform X1 encodes MPSLQLLQLTEHGRNFMASRRKTLLLATGIVVAGGTAAYVRSRLNHKKHAFHGHYNGLNDNEETNNEETTEKALLNDHKLKKPPRKKGGLKSLHVLAAILLSEMGQMGVRDLLSLLSIVVLRTALSNRLAKVQGFLFRAAFLRRAPLFFRLISENILLCFLVSTMHSTSKYITGTLSLRFRKILTKLIHSHYFENIAYYKMSHVDGRITNPEQRIASDVPKFCSELSEIVQDDLTAVTDGVLYTWRLCSYASPKYVFWILAYVLGAGAMIRNFSPAFGKLMSKEQQLEGEYRQLHSRLRTHAESVAFYGGENREESHIKKKFETLIGHMRVVLHDHWWFGMIQDFLLKYLGATVAVILIIEPFFSGHLRPDASTLGRAEMLSNLRYHTSVVISLFQSLGTLSISSRKLNRLSGYADRIHELLAISRDLSVANSKSSGTRNCFSQADYIEFAGVKVVTPTGNVLVDNLSLRVESGSNLLITGPNGSGKSSLFRVLGGLWPLVSGHIVKPGVGTDLNKEIFYVPQRPYTAVGTLRDQLIYPLTADEEDEPLTHSGMVELLRNVDLEYLLDRYPPEKEINWGDELSLGEQQRLGMARLFYHKPKFAILDECTSAVTTDMEERFCAKVRAMGTSCITISHRPALVAFHDVVLSLDGEGGWSVQVKREDSSLLNEGGRNMMLSESNRQSDAMTVQRAFTTIKMDSTISNSKAQSYIGEVIAVSPSEDQCAIAPFVPQLQRPPRALPVRVAAMFKVLIPTVLDKQGAQLLAVALLVVSRTWISDRIASLNGTTVKFVLEQDKAAFIRLIGISVLQSAASSFIAPSLRHLTARLALGWRIRLTQHLLKNYLRNNAFYKVFHMSSKKIDADQRITQDLEKLTSDLSGLVTGMVKPSVDILWFTWRMKLLTGRMGVAILYAYMLLGLGFLRAVTPEFGDLVSQEQQLEGTFRFMHERLRAHAESVAFFGGGSREKAMVESKFKELLDHSSSLLKKKWLFGILDDFTTKQLPHNVTWGLSLLYAMEHKGDRALISTQGELAHALRFLASVVSQSFLAFGDILELHRKFLELSGGINRIFELEELLDVAQSVVGYSGASETVTLSPSKGRDFHSEDAITFSEVNIITPSQKMLARKLTCDIVPGKSLLVTGPNGSGKSSVFRVLRGLWPITSGRISQPSQHVKEDIGSGCGVFYVPQRPYTCLGTLRDQIIYPLSCEEAELRALKLYREGEEISDNTNILDMRLRTILENVRLSYLLEREEGGWDANLNWEDTLSLGEQQRLGMARLFFHKPKFAILDECTNATSVDVEEQLYRLAKDMNITVVTSSQRPALIPFHSLELRFIDGEGNWELRSIKQ; translated from the exons ATGCCGTCGCTTCAGCTGCTGCAATTGACTGAGCATGGCCGCAATTTCATGGCGTCGAGGAG GAAAACTTTACTACTTGCCACTGGTATCGTAGTTGCTGGTGGGACGGCTGCATACGTTCGATCGCGACTAAACCATAAAAAACATGCTTTTCATGGTCATTACAATGGGCTTAATGataatgaagaaacaaataatgaagaaacaacggagaagGCCTTGTTgaacgatcacaagttaaagAAACCTCCACGTAAGAAAGGGGGATTGAAGTCTCTTCACGTCCTTGCTGCAATTCTCTTATCTGAGATGGGCCAAATGGGTGTGAGGGATCTTTTATCTTTACTCTCCATAGTG GTGTTGCGAACTGCTTTGAGCAACAGACTAGCAAAAGTCCAAGGATTTCTTTTCCGTGCAGCTTTCCTTCGACGTGCGCCGTTATTTTTTCGGTTGATTTctgaaaatattttattatgttttcttGTATCAACCATGCATTCTACTTCAAAGTACATCACAGGAACCTTAAGTCTGCGGTTCAGAAAAATATTGACAAAACTTATCCATTCCCATTATTTTGAG AATATTGCGTACTACAAAATGTCTCATGTTGATGGTCGCATAACAAATCCTGAACAGCGAATTGCAAGTGATGTGCCAAAGTTCTGTTCAGAGTTGAGTGAAATTGTACAGGATGATTTGACAGCTGTCACTGATGGTGTACTTTATACTTGGCGGTTGTGTTCATATGCCAGTCCAAAATATGTCTTCTGGATATTG GCATATGTATTAGGGGCTGGGGCCATGATAAGAAATTTTTCTCCTGCTTTTGGGAAACTAATGTCCAAAGAACAGCAATTGGAAGGGGAGTACCGGCAGCTTCATTCTCGATTAAGGACCCATGCAGAAAGTGTGGCATTTTATGGTGGAGAGAATAGAGAAGAATCTCATATTAAGAAGAAGTTTGAGACACTGATTGGGCATATGCGTGTTGTCCTTCATGACCATTGGTGGTTTGGCATGATTCAGGACTTTCTATTGAAGTATCTTGGTGCTACAGTTGCTGTTATACTGATTATTGAGCCTTTCTTTTCGGGACATCTGAGGCCCGACGCTTCAACTTTAGGCCGTGCAGAGATGTTAAGCAATTTAAGATATCATACTAGTGTCGTAATCTCACTATTTCAGTCTTTGGGAACTCTTTCGATAAGTTCAAGAAAGCTAAATCGGCTCAG TGGTTACGCCGATCGCATTCATGAATTATTGGCCATATCAAGAGACCTAAGTGTGGCTAATAGTAAATCTTCTGGGACCAGAAATTGTTTTAGCCAAGCTGATTACATTGAATTTGCAGGTGTCAAG GTTGTCACGCCCACGGGTAATGTTTTGGTGGATAATTTGTCACTTAGGGTCGAATCAGGATCTAATCTTTTGATTACAG GTCCAAATGGTAGTGGGAAGAGTTCACTTTTCCGAGTTCTAGGAGGGCTCTGGCCCTTGGTATCTGGCCATATTGTGAAACCTGGTGTTGGAACTGATCTCAATAAAGAAATTTTCTATGTTCCACAAAGACCGTACACAGCTGTTGGAACACTACGGGATCAGTTGATTTATCCTCTTACTGCGGATGAAGAGGATGAACCACTCACACACAGTGGAATGGTGGAGTTATTGAGAAAT GTTGACCTTGAGTATTTATTAGACCGGTATCCACCCGAGAAAGAGATAAATTGGGGTGATGAATTATCTCTCGGGGAGCAACAAAGACTGGGGATGGCCAGACTTTTTTATCATAAGCCTAAATTTGCAATTCTTGATGAGTGCACGAGTGCTGTCACAACTGACATGGAGGAACGTTTTTGTGCTAAAGTTCGAGCAATGGGAACATCATGCATTACTATCTCCCATCGTCCAGCACTAGTTGCATTTCATGATGTGGTGTTGTCCTTGGATGGTGAAGGTGGTTGGAGTGTTCAGGTCAAAAG GGAGGATTCTTCTCTCCTTAATGAAGGTGGGAGAAATATGATGTTGTCTGAGTCAAACAGGCAGAGTGATGCAATGACAGTTCAACGTGCATTCACCACGATTAAAATG GATTCCACAATCTCGAATTCGAAGGCACAATCATACATTGGTGAGGTGATAGCAGTGTCTCCTTCTGAGGATCAGTGTGCCATAGCTCCATTTGTTCCACAGCTCCAAAGGCCCCCTCGAGCTTTGCCAGTGAGAGTAGCAGCCATGTTCAAAGTACTG ATCCCCACAGTCCTTGATAAACAAGGAGCACAACTGCTTGCAGTTGCTCTTCTCGTGGTATCAAGAACATGGATTTCAGATCGTATTGCTTCATTAAATG GAACCACTGTGAAATTTGTACTAGAGCAGGATAAGGCAGCCTTTATCCGTCTAATTGGCATTAGTGTGCTTCAGAGTGCTGCATCGTCTTTCATTGCACCTTCTTTAAG GCACTTGACAGCCAGGCTGGCTCTTGGGTGGAGGATCCGTTTAACACAACATTTACTCAAGAACTACTTGAGAAATAATGCATTTTACAAG GTCTTCCACATGTCAAGTAAGAAGATAGATGCAGATCAGAGAATTACTCAGGACCTAGAAAAGTTAACCTCTGACTTGTCGGGACTGGTTACAGGAATGGTCAAGCCATCTGTGGACATTCTCTG GTTCACCTGGAGAATGAAGCTTTTGACGGGGCGGATGGGAGTTGCTATATTATATGCTTATATGTTACTGGGTCTAGGTTTTCTGAGGGCTGTTACCCCTGAATTTGGTGATTTAGTGAGTCAAGAACAACAACTTGAAGGAACGTTCAG GTTTATGCATGAAAGATTGCGTGCTCATGCCGAGTCTGTTGCTTTCTTTGGAGGTGGTTCTAGAGAAAAAGCT ATGGTTGAATCTAAGTTCAAGGAACTTCTTGATCACTCCTCGtctcttttgaagaagaagtggtTGTTCGGTATTCTGGATGATTTTACCACAAAACAACTTCCACATAATGTGACATGGGGGCTGAGCTTGTTATATGCCATGGAACACAAGGGAGACCGAGCATTGATATCCACTCAAG GTGAGCTGGCACATGCATTGCGTTTCTTAGCATCTGTTGTATCTCAAAGCTTTTTAGCTTTCGGCGACATTCTGGAATTGCATAGGAAGTTCCTTGAACTGTCTGGCGGCATCAACAGAATTTTTGAGCTTGAAGAGCTTCTAGATGTTGCACAATCTG TTGTTGGTTATTCAGGGGCTTCCGAAACTGTTACTCTGTCACCATCTAAGGGGAGAGATTTTCATTCTGAAGATGCCATTACCTTCTCTGAAGTTAATATTATCACCCCATCACAGAAAATGTTGGCCAGGAAGTTAACATGTGATATAGTACCTGGGAAAAGCTTGCTTGTTACTG GTCCAAATGGGAGTGGAAAAAGTTCTGTCTTTAGAGTTCTTAGAGGTCTTTGGCCCATCACGAGTGGAAGAATCTCTCAACCGTCACAACATGTTAAGGAAGATATTGGTTCTGGTTGTGGAGTGTTTTATGTTCCTCAGCGACCGTATACATGTTTGGGAACACTCAGGGATCAAATTATCTATCCTCTATCTTGTGAGGAGGCTGAGTTAAGGGCATTGAAGTTGTATCGAGAAG GTGAAGAAATTTCTGACAACACCAATATTCTAGACATGCGTTTAAGAACTATTCTGGAGAATGTTCGATTGAGTTATCTTTTGGAAAGGGAGGAAGGTGGTTGGGATGCGAATCTGAATTGGGAGGACACACTCTCTCTTGGGGAACAGCAGAGATTGGGCATG GCACGCTTATTTTTCCACAAGCCTAAATTTGCGATCCTTGATGAATGCACCAA TGCTACGAGCGTTGATGTCGAAGAACAACTTTATCGGCTCGCGAAAGACATGAATATCACAGTTGTTACCTCCTCACAA CGTCCTGCTCTAATACCGTTCCATTCCCTGGAATTACGGTTCATTGATGGTGAGGGTAACTGGGAACTTCGTTCAATAAAGCAATGA
- the LOC137733242 gene encoding serine/threonine-protein kinase D6PK-like yields MTLSTSLQKAPPIFTSNSSFGVCLHLHPNHHHHFHGSTTVTITMQQCVDDLVDDIDNLHLEYASNGAADMTITIETNHSTCSNSGTAIRTTSSHITSTTKPHAPPRDPCWDAIQFKKSDGKGLSLDNLGLLRRLGSGDIGSVYLVELEGSDGCMFAAKVMDKEELAFRNKGNRARVEREILEMLDHPFLPTLYAWLESDKWSCLLTEFCPGGDLHVLRQCQPDKRFREASVRFYASEVVAALEYLHMMGIIYRDLKPENVLIRSDGHIMLTDFDLSLTTTDSTSTAQVVSDRDPPVTNRADDPNKLNFGMSSCILPSCMVSAAPYTNPKQKRKKKSGHRGALEIVAEPINVRSMSFVGTHEYLSPEIVSGEGHGNAVDWWTLGVFIFEMFYGVTPFKGTNHELTLANILARALEFPKEPTVPGPAKDLITQLLIKDPSRRLGSTMGATAIKHHPFFNGVNWALLRCNTPPNIPRPVACRDFAQAEKRKDNSVEYY; encoded by the exons ATGACTCTTTCCACCTCGCTTCAAAAGGCTCCTCCTATTTTTACTTCCAACTCTTCATTTGGAGTTTGTCTCCACCTCCACCCTAATCACCATCACCACTTCCACGGTTCCACCACCGTCACCATAACCATGCAGCAATGTGTCGATGACCTCGTCGACGATATAGACAACCTTCACCTTGAGTATGCTTCTAACGGGGCCGCTGACATGACCATTACTATCGAAACAAATCATAGCACATGTTCGAATTCTGGAACCGCCATACGGACCACTTCAAGCCACATAACATCCACCACCAAACCCCACGCGCCGCCACGCGATCCATGCTGGGATGCGATCCAATTCAAGAAGTCCGATGGCAAGGGGCTCAGCCTCGATAACCTCGGCCTCCTGCGCCGTCTCGGGAGCGGCGACATAGGGAGCGTGTACCTTGTGGAGTTGGAGGGtagtgatgggtgcatgtttgCTGCCAAAGTGATGGACAAGGAGGAGTTGGCGTTTAGGAACAAAGGAAATAGGGCAAGGGTAGAGAGGGAAATATTGGAAATGTTGGATCACCCATTTTTGCCCACGCTCTACGCCTGGTTGGAGTCCGATAAATGGTCTTGCTTGTTGACCGAGTTTTGTCCCGGCGGCGACCTCCATGTCCTCCGCCAATGCCAACCGGACAAACGTTTCCGTGAAGCTTCCGTCCG ATTCTATGCATCGGAAGTAGTTGCAGCTCTGGAGTACCTCCACATGATGGGAATAATATACCGTGATCTCAAGCCCGAAAATGTACTCATAAGATCAGACGGCCATATCATGTTAACCGACTTTGATCTCTCATTAACAACCACCGATTCAACATCAACGGCTCAGGTTGTTTCTGATCGAGATCCACCAGTCACCAACCGTGCCGATGATCCCAACAAGCTAAACTTTGGCATGTCATCATGCATCCTACCAAGTTGTATGGTCTCGGCCGCACCATACACAAACCCGAAACAAAAACGCAAAAAGAAATCCGGCCACCGCGGGGCGCTCGAGATCGTGGCGGAGCCTATCAACGTCCGATCGATGTCATTCGTCGGGACCCATGAGTACTTGTCGCCGGAGATTGTATCAGGCGAAGGGCATGGCAATGCAGTAGATTGGTGGACTTTAGGTGTGTTCATATTTGAAATGTTCTACGGTGTGACACCGTTCAAAGGAACTAACCATGAACTAACCCTAGCCAATATTCTGGCTCGAGCACTTGAGTTTCCAAAGGAGCCCACCGTGCCCGGGCCCGCCAAGGATTTAATCACACAACTTTTGATCAAGGACCCTTCAAGGAGATTGGGGTCCACAATGGGTGCAACAGCAATCAAACACCATCCATTTTTCAATGGGGTCAATTGGGCACTACTAAGATGCAATACCCCACCCAACATTCCCCGGCCGGTTGCTTGCCGGGACTTTGCCCAGGCCGAGAAACGCAAGGACAATTCGGTAGAATATTACTAG
- the LOC137733997 gene encoding copper transport protein ATX1-like yields the protein MASQTTVLKVGMSCQGCVGAVKRVLGKLEGVESYDIDFDAQKVTVKSNLPPETVLQTVSKTGKKTAYWEAEAPAEPEAKPAEAVVAA from the exons ATGGCGTCTCAG ACTACGGTCCTCAAGGTTGGTATGTCTTGTCAAGGCTGTGTTGGGGCCGTCAAACGGGTTCTTGGCAAACTTGAAG GTGTAGAATCATATGACATTGATTTCGATGCTCAGAAAGTGACAGTGAAAAGCAATTTACCACCCGAGACAGTGCTGCAAACTGTTTCCAAAACTGGCAAGAAGACTGCTTATTGGGAAGCAGAAGCACCAGCAGAACCGGAAGCTAAGCCTGCAGAAGCTGTGGTGGCTGCTTAG
- the LOC137733452 gene encoding ABC transporter D family member 1-like isoform X2, which yields MPSLQLLQLTEHGRNFMASRRKTLLLATGIVVAGGTAAYVRSRLNHKKHAFHGHYNGLNDNEETNNEETTEKALLNDHKLKKPPRKKGGLKSLHVLAAILLSEMGQMGVRDLLSLLSIVVLRTALSNRLAKVQGFLFRAAFLRRAPLFFRLISENILLCFLVSTMHSTSKYITGTLSLRFRKILTKLIHSHYFENIAYYKMSHVDGRITNPEQRIASDVPKFCSELSEIVQDDLTAVTDGVLYTWRLCSYASPKYVFWILAYVLGAGAMIRNFSPAFGKLMSKEQQLEGEYRQLHSRLRTHAESVAFYGGENREESHIKKKFETLIGHMRVVLHDHWWFGMIQDFLLKYLGATVAVILIIEPFFSGHLRPDASTLGRAEMLSNLRYHTSVVISLFQSLGTLSISSRKLNRLSGYADRIHELLAISRDLSVANSKSSGTRNCFSQADYIEFAGVKVVTPTGNVLVDNLSLRVESGSNLLITGPNGSGKSSLFRVLGGLWPLVSGHIVKPGVGTDLNKEIFYVPQRPYTAVGTLRDQLIYPLTADEEDEPLTHSGMVELLRNVDLEYLLDRYPPEKEINWGDELSLGEQQRLGMARLFYHKPKFAILDECTSAVTTDMEERFCAKVRAMGTSCITISHRPALVAFHDVVLSLDGEGGWSVQVKREDSSLLNEGGRNMMLSESNRQSDAMTVQRAFTTIKMDSTISNSKAQSYIGEVIAVSPSEDQCAIAPFVPQLQRPPRALPVRVAAMFKVLIPTVLDKQGAQLLAVALLVVSRTWISDRIASLNGTTVKFVLEQDKAAFIRLIGISVLQSAASSFIAPSLRHLTARLALGWRIRLTQHLLKNYLRNNAFYKVFHMSSKKIDADQRITQDLEKLTSDLSGLVTGMVKPSVDILWFTWRMKLLTGRMGVAILYAYMLLGLGFLRAVTPEFGDLVSQEQQLEGTFRFMHERLRAHAESVAFFGGGSREKAMVESKFKELLDHSSSLLKKKWLFGILDDFTTKQLPHNVTWGLSLLYAMEHKGDRALISTQGELAHALRFLASVVSQSFLAFGDILELHRKFLELSGGINRIFELEELLDVAQSGASETVTLSPSKGRDFHSEDAITFSEVNIITPSQKMLARKLTCDIVPGKSLLVTGPNGSGKSSVFRVLRGLWPITSGRISQPSQHVKEDIGSGCGVFYVPQRPYTCLGTLRDQIIYPLSCEEAELRALKLYREGEEISDNTNILDMRLRTILENVRLSYLLEREEGGWDANLNWEDTLSLGEQQRLGMARLFFHKPKFAILDECTNATSVDVEEQLYRLAKDMNITVVTSSQRPALIPFHSLELRFIDGEGNWELRSIKQ from the exons ATGCCGTCGCTTCAGCTGCTGCAATTGACTGAGCATGGCCGCAATTTCATGGCGTCGAGGAG GAAAACTTTACTACTTGCCACTGGTATCGTAGTTGCTGGTGGGACGGCTGCATACGTTCGATCGCGACTAAACCATAAAAAACATGCTTTTCATGGTCATTACAATGGGCTTAATGataatgaagaaacaaataatgaagaaacaacggagaagGCCTTGTTgaacgatcacaagttaaagAAACCTCCACGTAAGAAAGGGGGATTGAAGTCTCTTCACGTCCTTGCTGCAATTCTCTTATCTGAGATGGGCCAAATGGGTGTGAGGGATCTTTTATCTTTACTCTCCATAGTG GTGTTGCGAACTGCTTTGAGCAACAGACTAGCAAAAGTCCAAGGATTTCTTTTCCGTGCAGCTTTCCTTCGACGTGCGCCGTTATTTTTTCGGTTGATTTctgaaaatattttattatgttttcttGTATCAACCATGCATTCTACTTCAAAGTACATCACAGGAACCTTAAGTCTGCGGTTCAGAAAAATATTGACAAAACTTATCCATTCCCATTATTTTGAG AATATTGCGTACTACAAAATGTCTCATGTTGATGGTCGCATAACAAATCCTGAACAGCGAATTGCAAGTGATGTGCCAAAGTTCTGTTCAGAGTTGAGTGAAATTGTACAGGATGATTTGACAGCTGTCACTGATGGTGTACTTTATACTTGGCGGTTGTGTTCATATGCCAGTCCAAAATATGTCTTCTGGATATTG GCATATGTATTAGGGGCTGGGGCCATGATAAGAAATTTTTCTCCTGCTTTTGGGAAACTAATGTCCAAAGAACAGCAATTGGAAGGGGAGTACCGGCAGCTTCATTCTCGATTAAGGACCCATGCAGAAAGTGTGGCATTTTATGGTGGAGAGAATAGAGAAGAATCTCATATTAAGAAGAAGTTTGAGACACTGATTGGGCATATGCGTGTTGTCCTTCATGACCATTGGTGGTTTGGCATGATTCAGGACTTTCTATTGAAGTATCTTGGTGCTACAGTTGCTGTTATACTGATTATTGAGCCTTTCTTTTCGGGACATCTGAGGCCCGACGCTTCAACTTTAGGCCGTGCAGAGATGTTAAGCAATTTAAGATATCATACTAGTGTCGTAATCTCACTATTTCAGTCTTTGGGAACTCTTTCGATAAGTTCAAGAAAGCTAAATCGGCTCAG TGGTTACGCCGATCGCATTCATGAATTATTGGCCATATCAAGAGACCTAAGTGTGGCTAATAGTAAATCTTCTGGGACCAGAAATTGTTTTAGCCAAGCTGATTACATTGAATTTGCAGGTGTCAAG GTTGTCACGCCCACGGGTAATGTTTTGGTGGATAATTTGTCACTTAGGGTCGAATCAGGATCTAATCTTTTGATTACAG GTCCAAATGGTAGTGGGAAGAGTTCACTTTTCCGAGTTCTAGGAGGGCTCTGGCCCTTGGTATCTGGCCATATTGTGAAACCTGGTGTTGGAACTGATCTCAATAAAGAAATTTTCTATGTTCCACAAAGACCGTACACAGCTGTTGGAACACTACGGGATCAGTTGATTTATCCTCTTACTGCGGATGAAGAGGATGAACCACTCACACACAGTGGAATGGTGGAGTTATTGAGAAAT GTTGACCTTGAGTATTTATTAGACCGGTATCCACCCGAGAAAGAGATAAATTGGGGTGATGAATTATCTCTCGGGGAGCAACAAAGACTGGGGATGGCCAGACTTTTTTATCATAAGCCTAAATTTGCAATTCTTGATGAGTGCACGAGTGCTGTCACAACTGACATGGAGGAACGTTTTTGTGCTAAAGTTCGAGCAATGGGAACATCATGCATTACTATCTCCCATCGTCCAGCACTAGTTGCATTTCATGATGTGGTGTTGTCCTTGGATGGTGAAGGTGGTTGGAGTGTTCAGGTCAAAAG GGAGGATTCTTCTCTCCTTAATGAAGGTGGGAGAAATATGATGTTGTCTGAGTCAAACAGGCAGAGTGATGCAATGACAGTTCAACGTGCATTCACCACGATTAAAATG GATTCCACAATCTCGAATTCGAAGGCACAATCATACATTGGTGAGGTGATAGCAGTGTCTCCTTCTGAGGATCAGTGTGCCATAGCTCCATTTGTTCCACAGCTCCAAAGGCCCCCTCGAGCTTTGCCAGTGAGAGTAGCAGCCATGTTCAAAGTACTG ATCCCCACAGTCCTTGATAAACAAGGAGCACAACTGCTTGCAGTTGCTCTTCTCGTGGTATCAAGAACATGGATTTCAGATCGTATTGCTTCATTAAATG GAACCACTGTGAAATTTGTACTAGAGCAGGATAAGGCAGCCTTTATCCGTCTAATTGGCATTAGTGTGCTTCAGAGTGCTGCATCGTCTTTCATTGCACCTTCTTTAAG GCACTTGACAGCCAGGCTGGCTCTTGGGTGGAGGATCCGTTTAACACAACATTTACTCAAGAACTACTTGAGAAATAATGCATTTTACAAG GTCTTCCACATGTCAAGTAAGAAGATAGATGCAGATCAGAGAATTACTCAGGACCTAGAAAAGTTAACCTCTGACTTGTCGGGACTGGTTACAGGAATGGTCAAGCCATCTGTGGACATTCTCTG GTTCACCTGGAGAATGAAGCTTTTGACGGGGCGGATGGGAGTTGCTATATTATATGCTTATATGTTACTGGGTCTAGGTTTTCTGAGGGCTGTTACCCCTGAATTTGGTGATTTAGTGAGTCAAGAACAACAACTTGAAGGAACGTTCAG GTTTATGCATGAAAGATTGCGTGCTCATGCCGAGTCTGTTGCTTTCTTTGGAGGTGGTTCTAGAGAAAAAGCT ATGGTTGAATCTAAGTTCAAGGAACTTCTTGATCACTCCTCGtctcttttgaagaagaagtggtTGTTCGGTATTCTGGATGATTTTACCACAAAACAACTTCCACATAATGTGACATGGGGGCTGAGCTTGTTATATGCCATGGAACACAAGGGAGACCGAGCATTGATATCCACTCAAG GTGAGCTGGCACATGCATTGCGTTTCTTAGCATCTGTTGTATCTCAAAGCTTTTTAGCTTTCGGCGACATTCTGGAATTGCATAGGAAGTTCCTTGAACTGTCTGGCGGCATCAACAGAATTTTTGAGCTTGAAGAGCTTCTAGATGTTGCACAATCTG GGGCTTCCGAAACTGTTACTCTGTCACCATCTAAGGGGAGAGATTTTCATTCTGAAGATGCCATTACCTTCTCTGAAGTTAATATTATCACCCCATCACAGAAAATGTTGGCCAGGAAGTTAACATGTGATATAGTACCTGGGAAAAGCTTGCTTGTTACTG GTCCAAATGGGAGTGGAAAAAGTTCTGTCTTTAGAGTTCTTAGAGGTCTTTGGCCCATCACGAGTGGAAGAATCTCTCAACCGTCACAACATGTTAAGGAAGATATTGGTTCTGGTTGTGGAGTGTTTTATGTTCCTCAGCGACCGTATACATGTTTGGGAACACTCAGGGATCAAATTATCTATCCTCTATCTTGTGAGGAGGCTGAGTTAAGGGCATTGAAGTTGTATCGAGAAG GTGAAGAAATTTCTGACAACACCAATATTCTAGACATGCGTTTAAGAACTATTCTGGAGAATGTTCGATTGAGTTATCTTTTGGAAAGGGAGGAAGGTGGTTGGGATGCGAATCTGAATTGGGAGGACACACTCTCTCTTGGGGAACAGCAGAGATTGGGCATG GCACGCTTATTTTTCCACAAGCCTAAATTTGCGATCCTTGATGAATGCACCAA TGCTACGAGCGTTGATGTCGAAGAACAACTTTATCGGCTCGCGAAAGACATGAATATCACAGTTGTTACCTCCTCACAA CGTCCTGCTCTAATACCGTTCCATTCCCTGGAATTACGGTTCATTGATGGTGAGGGTAACTGGGAACTTCGTTCAATAAAGCAATGA
- the LOC137733603 gene encoding uncharacterized protein — protein sequence MDALGFPPEFCHRIAKCITTVSYNVLINGASTRYIQPQRGLRQGDPMSLFLFLMCAEGFSALLLRREERGSLHGIRVVPDAMPLSHLFFADDAVIVCKAKEEEGRDEFGKYLGITADFGASKKAVFEGVREALEGRINGWAEQFLSPAGKEVLIKAVAMALPNYAISCFKLPVGLYKELELAIANFWWRGNKDKGSMHWVS from the exons ATGGATGCTTTGGGGTTTCCTCCTGAATTTTGTCATCGTATTGCAAAATGTATTACTACGGTATCTTACAATGTGCTAATTAATGGAGCATCTACTAGATATATTCAACCCCAAAGAGGGTTAAGGCAAGGGGACCCTATGTCCCTGTTCTTGTTTTTGATGTGTGCGGAGGGGTTTTCTGCATTATTATTGAGGAGGGAGGAACGGGGGTCTTTACATGGGATCCGCGTAGTACCAGATGCGATGCCTTTATCTCATCTATTCTTTGCAGACGATGCGGTTATTGTTTGTAAGGCCAAGGAGGAAGAG GGTCGTGATGAATTTGGTAAGTACTTGGGGATCACTGCAGATTTTGGAGCGTCTAAGAAGGCGGTTTTTGAGGGTGTTCGAGAGGCCTTGGAGGGGAGGATAAATGGATGGGCGGAGCAGTTTTTATCCCCGGCTGGGAAAGAAGTTCTTATTAAAGCAGTGGCTATGGCGTTGCCAAACTATGCCATATCGTGTTTTAAGCTTCCGGTGGGGTTATATAAGGAGTTGGAATTAGCTATAGCCAACTTTTGGTGGAGAGGAAATAAGGATAAAGGCAGCATGCATTGGGTTTCCTAG